The DNA sequence TCATGGTTGCTCTCAGATACTCTCAGATGCATGACTGCTCTCAGATTCACGGTTGCTCTCAGATTCATGACTGCTCTCAGATTCATGGTTGCTCTCAGATTCATGGTTGCTCTCAGATTCACGGTTGCTCTCAGATTCATGACTGCTCTCAGATTCACGGTTGCTCTCAGATTCATGACTGCTCTCAGATTCACGGTTGCTCTCAGATTCATGACTGCTCTCAGATTCACGGTTGCTCTCAGATTCATGACTGCTCTCAGATTCATGACTGCTCTCAGATTCACGGTTGCTCTCAGATTCATGACTGCTCTCAGATTCATGGTTGCTTTCAGATTGATAGTTGCTCCTGCGCTGTTTTACACGAGGGCCATGTATTTACAAATGCACTggtgacatttttaattcagtaaactcacaaaatgaattcaaattcgATTCATAAATTGAACAATGTCTCTAAAGCTCCAATTATTCAATTCTTTCATTTACCTTCATTTCATGAATTGATAAAATTGAAAATACTCTGagactgtgattttttttttccataatttcaataatttgaTGGTTTCATGTATTGGCagtaatggaaaatattaaactaggttttatttaatatataccattctttattatttatttttgtttattattattttaatactttttccattacattttgcTTTCCCATTAAAAGTATCAACATTAAAGCTACTTATTGATCCTTTTACTCTACAGATATTTTGGCCAAAGTATAATACTCTGTAGCGGTCAAACATTAtcgacacacatacaaaaacaaacatactgGCTGCTTGTTATTACACTGAGGGTTTTATGTCATGGACAGAATATTAGAATATTATTAATTTCATCACATTTCCAGTTTTTATAAGATTACAGAATCAGTCTATACATATGGGGTCTTATTAGAATTAAACTGAccacaaaaaaagtgttaaaaaagTGAGGATATACAGATTCACAAACCACAGTAAAGCTAATCACAGTAAAAGAATCTCAGCGCATTAGTCTGCAGGGCCTCTGAAGGTATGAAGACGGCAACTTCAGCATTACCTCTTCATACTTACATTTTCAAGTTTTCATAACAGATCTATGCATTTTGTGGTActtacttttcattttaataatgacaataaactTCATTGTTTACAATACTCTTACCTGTAGCTTTGATGCCAATGTTTCTATACagtaattttttcttcttctatacagtaaaatacccactgttaattcaactctaacagagtactaATGAGTCAAACAGGAACCATTTGGAATctgtaagagttaatttaacactgtacattttattgtgcattgtAAATATATGCTACCATGGCATAGTAAGTTAAAGTAGATACAAAATTATGTAACTGTAGGggtgtgctgttgtgtttctGTAAATTTCACACAACACTACAATCAATCATTTACAACATGGTTGCCTATGGGATTCCTTCTCTCCCATTTGTACTTCCAACTGTGCCTGCTGTCACAAGCCGTACACAAAATCTGATTCAacacatacacaataaaatCTTCAGTATTAATCCAGCTCAAAAAGTGTCTATATGAGTCCAACAGAGATCAAATGTACTGATTGTACTATATGAGTTAATGTAATACTATTCTACTCAAGGCAACTCAGCTCAGAGGCTCTGTTCTGCAGTGGTTCAAACCTCTGTCTCCTTTCCTTTGATTTGGCTGCTCATAACTGATAAAGCGTGTACATCTGTTGCAGCTTAAAAACTTGCCAAAGGGATTGTAGAGATAAAAGCCACAATTACATTCATTTCCTAGTTAAGGACAACCGTTGATTAAATAGCGACCTGAGTCTCTTCATGTGGGTTGTCCTTGCGCCACACTAAACTCAAATTAAAACAAGACGTTTTCTACTGCTGCCTATGCTGCCAATAATGAAGTGGTGTTTTTTAAGCTCTTCCTTGCTATTGGAACCAAATGGACTGAAGAAGTTTACATCTTTCTGCTCTTCAAACAATAGTAAAATATGAACAGAGTAACATAAGGACCACATCAGAGTGAAGGGCTTGCtgcaaatacataaaacatgcaAGTGCAGATAATTATGGTTTCTTACACTGCCACACCGTCCAACAGAATGCTTGGATCATCCTGAATTCAAAAGAAATTCTTTATTTCAATCTCTGACTAgcatatgaaataaaacatctgaAGAGGCCCCTGTTGGTGATGCATGATGAGCTTTACTGTAGGAATGATCACAATCACTGCCCAAGCACTTCTCCCATTTAGTTGTTAATTAGCTGTAATGCATACTCTTCAATAAAGCCAACAGTTCAGCGGTACAGACTCAGAAGTAGGCTTTCCTTATAAGAATGGAACATactggaaaaatatttcatttaaatattgcaaaataatACATGGGCAAACCTgcaattatttccattttcagatGTTGCAGGAATTTGCAGATATTTAAGGAtagaaaaaacaatatatactgCTGCATTACTATATTTtccaataataatattatttgcatattttccaAATAGATCAATTCAGTGTTGAGGAAATTCAGGGAATGGCTCCTCTCCAATTTAATAGCCATTATATTgtacaaaattaaacaaatgtaaaggGCAGGGAGTGCAGTCTAACAAAAATCCTCTCCAACCTCTACAAGAACACTGCATGTATGTAAatgattggggggtggggggtggggggtgggggggtggagggtcaGAGTTCAGATGAAGTCAAATAGAGAAGCAGTCCATTTTACAAAAGGGGAGTTACTGACAGAGAACCATGGTGGAGCAAGTAGTTTCCAAAACACATCTAATAACATATACAGCCCCTTAAGGTTCAGATGTTTCCTGATGCTATTTCTGTTTATCTCtttgaactgagagagaaaggtgggCAGGTACCACACATTTGTTCTCCTAATTTGCCTTTTCCAACATTAAACTCCCATGATGATAAACATCATGTTCTTCAATTATAAACAGATAACCCAATTTTTGGAGCTGTCTCTTCTGAATCAGTACTAGCGTTCAGATGAGCTAAACGAATGACAGAAACGaatgtaataattattttctttgcacGACAATTCAGCTCCTTGTCTACATATAGCTACTGTGCAAATGTGATATGTTCAGAAGTTCTGTCCACTCATCTTACACATGAATTTAATCTGCTAAATGATATGTAATGTTTCCAACGGCCAGCACGTTGCATTGCATAACTGCATAGTACTATTGGACAATTTTAGGATAATACACATTTCCCTCTATTTATTTCAGCTACATAAGGGGACTTAAGTTACTTCCAAAACGATGACACGTGGAATATTCCAGTGTCATCGTTGGGGGCTGGCTGAAAGCTGGCGTGCAGCACAGCGTTCTCAATGAGTGTTTTAATTATTTCGGCATCAATGGTGGGAGTGCTGAGGAATTTTCATTACTTCCAGCTGCACTCTCTTTGTTGCTGCCTCtaagaatctctctctctcttgcccaaaaaaaaaaaaaaaaggaggagggatGACCCCATCGCTCCAAGTGTGAACATTTTAGTAACAAAATATCCCCAAACAAAATGCTGACTTAGGTATGCCAAATAGGCCAAATTATACTGATGTAATACATGCAACGCACTAAGGGATAATTTGAAGCAACAGTTCAGATTTACTGATTATTTATCTCGGTGCAGTACTCCCTGTAGTGTTAATGTATTCCACATCTTGGGAACTGTAGCAGCATTGCGCTCAAGGTCAAGAGCCAAGTTTACGTCAATCAATTTACCTTAACTTGGGGATGGGAATGGGAAATATGTTTAACTTGCTGTCTGAAATCGCATTTTTCAATACAAGGCCACTCAAAGCGAGCTATCTCTTTTGTCCCGGAAATTCGGACACGCCATCAATGAGCAGTactatagcctatatatagAGTCGCgtttttgcacaaaaaataaataaataaaacagcacatattttgatttattttaatcgGCTAATAAAGCATACACTGCTGACGTTGTTCATGTGAAACTCTGGGTAAACTATTTGGATCTTAGAATGCAAATTAATGGGTTGACCACtttgtcctttttattttttattgttacccAGATGGCCATTCCCAGAAACAACGCGCACAGTTGTCCAAATGCGTCTTGAGAGACTCTGAGATTTCTGTATATGAGTACAAGTCCCCGGGGTCACTTTACAAACTATTCAACACACAAAGAGGCGGTGCCGAATTTAGTGAGATGCGCAATGCCGGTGCTCTAACTGTTCTCTCTAGCTTGTGCTCTGCAGAGGGCACTGAGCCTGTGGTTTCTCTTACGTTCGTGGGCTTGCTTCTAGTGGTAAAGGAAAAGGAGAGCAGAGACTCTTCCCTACCGTTTTTTCCCCAGgatttcttttgctttttcgCTTGTGATTTCTCTCCTCTTAAAATAAGAGAACAATGTTCTCTTATTCAAGGAATTAATGTCTAACAAGGACTTTTATtgatatttgatttatttcataagAGCACAAAAACTGGATAAAATTGTTTTGGATGCGGCGATGGGACTAAAACGTTTCGTTTACCCTCGACAGTGAACTGAGAATCGAATGCAGTTCAATTTCTCAAGCAAGGACTGGAGTGCACTGGAATTCtattgtttgtgtaactttaatggaaaatggttttgaaatatttccgCTATTTACTTAAGTGTCTTTGAGTTTCGGGTCTGTTTTCATTGTGGAATTATTTATGTTCCCGAATACCTCCGTTTTTGGAATTTGACTGAGAGCCTCGTagtatttatgttttaagtTAGTCTAAATGCATGCTGTTTCTGGTGGTTGTCATTATCTCTATTTAGTGTTTGCATCGACATGTCACGTTGTAATCGCTAGAATACAGAATAGTGTTTTGCCGTAAAGCTATTCTGTCCTGTGAAGAGTTTTCATATCTTTTGGGTGCAATCTGTTTTATAAACAGGGCAAACATATGACAAATAATtggattttctttcttctgcaTTGGGGTTTTCTCTGAGAGAACGTTGAAAATGAAGCAAACATTGGCGCTTGGTGTAGCGCTGCTTTTGCTAACTTGGACAGGAGATGCTGCTGACAACGGTTCGGCTGACGTGCGCTCAAAACTTAGAAGGCTGACCATCCGTCGCGCAGGGGTAAACAAAGACCAATCACATTCTGACACTCCAATTCTAACGGAGAATGCTGGCGGGGAATCTCACTCCGTGCGTCCCTCGACCACCTCCAGGAATTCAGAAAGACTCAAGGAAATGCAGCAAGATCAGAGTTCAAGTTCTTTAAGGACTGGGCAGCCTAGACGGGTGCTGACAGGCAGGAGGCCAACTCTGCAACAGACTGCGGTGGTTCAGGCTGATGGTGCCCTTGGGGGTCAACCAAGGCAAGGCCGTATGCCAGGTGGTACTGGTTCTCCCACCCTCTTAGCCAGCTTTGCAGGGAAAAACCGTGTGCTAATCATCTCTGCTCCACACGAGTCTGACGGTTACTACCGGCTGATGATGAGCCTGCTGAAACCGGATGTGTACTGTGAGTTGGCCGAGCGACACGTGCAGCAGATCATCATGTTCCATCAGGAGGGAGAAATGGGTGGGAAAGTGAGACGTATCACAGAGGAAGGGAAGGTGATGGAGGAGCCTCTGAACACTGTGCTGATCCCAAGGCTGATGAACTTCCTCAAGTTGGAGAAGGGGAAATTTGGGATGGTGCTACTGAAGAAGACACTGCAGGTGGAGGAGCGGTACCCATACCCAGTCAGACTGGAGGCCATGTACGAGACGATCGACCAAGCACCCATGCGTAAGCTGGAGAAGAACAGGCAAAAGGGGTTTGTCCAGAAGTGTAGGGGGGCTGGGGTAGAGGGCCAGGTGGTGGAGAGCAATGGTTCTGGGACAGAGACTGAAAGTTCTGCTTCAGATCCTCACGTGGAAACACCAGTAGAGAGGAGGCCAGACAGAAAAGGGATTCGTAAAACTGTCCGTCGGCCTGTTCAGATCACCCCTGTCTCAACAACCACCACTGCCAGACCAACCACCACCACTCCAAGGCCGACCACCACAACTACAACCACAACAACCACCACAACAACAAAGCCCACAACTgccacaaccacaacaacaaggCCAACAACTACCACAATAACGATGACCACAACAAGGCCCACGACTACAActacaaccaccaccaccaccacaaggCCAACTACCATGATTGTCACCACACGCCCAACCACAACAACTTGCTCTACAACCACCACTACTCGtcccccaacaacaacaacaacaacaaccgcCACTACTGCTTTTACTACCCCCCAGATGCCTACCAGAGGCCAAACAACACCCTACTGGGTACCTGCCCCAAAAACCACAGCTGAGCCTCTCAACCACAATCAAGGTAGAGGCAGACACAAGCAAAGAACGACCCCCTATCCCACCTCTGTGTACCACACCAAGGCCTACACTGGGATCTATGAAGAAAACCACACCGACAAAAAATCTAATGGACGCAAATCGTCAGGCGATTCTGTGGCTCAGCCCGGGCCGACTAAAGAGAAACCACCAAAGAGGAAAGGTGAGAAAGTTCTCACGAACGAGTATGAGGACAGGTACGAAGGAGAACTGCCCACGGAGGAGGTCCTGGAGGAGATCGAGGCAGAGGTTCTGCCCACGCGGAAGGGCAAGGGCAGGCATGACAAAGccgaaaagaagaagaaaaagtcaGAAAAGGCTGACAAGGCGAGCAAAAGAGATAAAGCAGAGAAGAAGGCTAAAGAGGGGAAGGGAGGCGGTGGCAACAAAAAGGCCTCCAAGAAGAACCAGGATAAAGATGAGTTCCAGAAGCCGTCAAAGAAGCCGCCAACCTCCATGGGAGCTTTGGCCTCCTTCCTTGACTATTTCGAGAGCAGAAGACGACTTATTGTaagtattttctttcttttgctaTTCCATATGTTGGATATTAATTTACAAAAGatattaactttttaacttttaaactCATAATCCTATATCTTAATAGTTGTTATCAAAACCTATTTATTGCTAgaatacaagcacacacaaacatgcacaaagtttaaatattaaatataggattgcatgtgtttatgtgtttttcaATGGCAAGTGTGTGACATGggcttctgctaaattaatattctatatgtattatatattttaaatgttgatcTTTCACTTTTCTTTACTTACAGTACTTCTtgtaacccccacccctcttacaaatagacagacacacacacaaaatgattttCCCTCCTACCCCATTTTCTCACCTTGCTTTTTGTGTTCTGCAGCtttgtttaaatttatttcttcTTGATTCTAATTGAagtttaaaatgcactttattaTCTTAAATGGCATTGAGATGCAGTACTTCAGGTTTTgatattgcattgtatttttgtaattacTGTCATATATTTTAGGTTGTTTTGAATATGAACAAATCTTTTATGACCTAATATCTGCAAGGCGTTGTCGTTTATTACTGACCTGCTCTAATTTCCGCAAAGCAAGCCAGATCATTTGCATATGTTTCGCTGGAATTATCTGGAATGCATACatagcttttaaaaattaaataaacacatttgttaTTACTGCGATGGGTTGACGACCCAGCCAGGTTGTATCCCCgtctctcgcccagtgcatgctgggataagctccagccCCCTggaaccctgaccaggaataagtgggttacataatgggtggatggatggatgttattaataaaaaatgacaatccCCTCTTAATAATGTCAGTGCATGCTGCAATACTGTACAAAATTAAGGTTTTCCTTCTGAGACAAGAGTCAGTGAGTGGGAATATATTCTGACATCacgtgaaaaaaagaaaattcacacaaatttttttatattgcagATGTAGAAATTAGGGCAAACGTGTGAGAGTTGACACACCCAAAAACCTTACACCTAGTATCAGGGTTGtgttcaattccatttcagttcattcaattcaggaaattagaTTATATTCAATTTTCGCATTGAACGTTATGAATATTGTAAAATTTGTgatttgaatttcagttcatttcctgattTCAATTGTAATTAACCCCCAGTATTGGTGCCTAGCACTGGTGTTCACTACTGATGGGAAAGTAAGTTTTCCTGAACTCCATAATGGCTGGGACTACAATAAGTAGCCAATCACTGATTAGTTTTAACTAATCAAAAGGTATTACTCTTCACATCAAAATccaatgattggttcaaaccaGTATGTCACTGATATCACATAGTagctctgtctttttttttctttttttttggttttgtgaaacCTCATTCTCCCAGCACTACCACTCACATCAAATGTTATAGTCCAAGGTTTTGTCGGTGTTTCTAACCCTAATCTTTTATTTCAGCTGATCACCACTCCTCAGGATGAGAATGGCATGTATGTACAGCAGAGGGATGAATAcctggagcatgtgtgtgaaatggcCATCAGGAAAGTCTCCATCATCACCATTTTGGGCACATTGACCAACAGCACCATGAAAATCGACCATTATCAGCTGGGTAAGAATGATCTACATATTCAAGTTCTTTTCTTTGGAAATGATGCTTTATGTGGATTTATTTGGTTTATTGCCTTAAGCACTCTGTAACACCTTTAATCTGCTGGATTAATACACAAGCAGCTCAGGTTGAAATGAGAATCTTAAAGGAAAACCAATACtttgtatttcaaattattGGAGAGTATTTTGTTGGTGAAcatgtatttttctattataaaaatgaactgtaaCTAGTTCACTTTGTATTCTTTTGCTTATGTTTAACATGGTAGTAAACGAACCTATTGCAGCATTGCTTGATTCATTATAAGTTCAAAAACATACCCTTTAAATTTCAGGTAATGATCGGAAAAACTGGTAATCCGATTAGCTTTATAATGCAGTTCCGATCAAGCTAAGAGCATGAATGTCAATCTATATAGGCTTTTTATATTGAGCTGAAGTTGTTCCCTGCTAGGTCATCTGGGATAATTTGTGTTAAGGAAAATTTTGTGAAGCAGGGCATTGCATATAACATGCTTTGAAAGTTGGTATTTTCAtctacagattttaaaaataaaccttctacattttgatgatgtttttatattatcaagatccaccccccatccccaataGTAAATGCAATAGTGTGTTCAGCCCTCTCTGAGCACTTGGCCCTTCAGACTGAGCATACTGAGGCAGATCCTCATATCACTGTGGGGAGaagcccagccccgccctcccgcaGAGGCTGATGAGTTCAGGGTGGCAGGGGGAGGAAATATACTTCATTTACAGAGCGGGATGTTTCCCATGAGAGCTGTAGTGACTATAGTGTGTGCCCTGAGTGCAAACCTGGCTGACCTGAGAGTTGGCATTGACCCCTAAAGACATTCAGAAAGTGACGTAGTGGCGTCAGCCTGACAGCACAGGAGCCTGGAGCTTGAAATTAAATAGACTCTCTTCCAAGTGGCCAGGCAAGTTGCTTGGCATGAAACTGAAGGGAAAAAAGCTTGGCAGAGTTACCTTCCTAGTTTATCATACTGGACGGAAATAGAGTTGTGATTCCAATTGAAAAAGTTGTAGGTAAACTGTAGATCTTCAGAGACTTTGCTTTCCAAAGAGGTCTCATAACTGAGGCATGTTTGATCTGAATGGCAAACTCATTTCTCCTCATTGTAGTTTCCAGCTGTTCCTAattgaacagtttttttgtttcattttagtttatttttctctgtgtaATTAAACCTGGATTCCATGATTTATAGTTATCAGAAGAGTATATTCAAGTGATGGACTGCATTGTTCTGTTGGggtcagttgtttggaaatgatATTTTCCAGCATGACGCACTCTCGTTATGCATACATTCCATGGAGGTCCATATATCAGAATACCTCTGACTGTACGTAAGAATGCTGGAAAGTATTATAATATGAATAAAGTCTGGAGAAActatttttcacacacacagacacacacacacacacagacacaagcgcatgtacacacagacccacaagcacacgcacgcacacacacaggtatgagTCACACATTCTAAAAGGCGGGAGGTCCAGTGTTGCAGTAATGGAAGGAGTGAAACAGTACAGTCTCCCACATCTTCTGAGAAAAGAGTGCCGTGATTGGTTGAGAAATATGACTGGTCTCAAGGGAACTAATGATAGTTATTGTGGGTTGTGGGAGTTTAATTCACAATACAGCCCTCAGCATTAGAATCCACAAAGAAGGAAACATTTTAGCCGAAAGTGTTTTGAAAGTTGGTCACAATAAAGTGCCTTTTTCTGCAGACATGTCCATGTTACAGTCAAAATGGGTTGGATAggtgcagtgtttgtgtataAGCACTCAGGTTTATATTGAAGATCTCTGCAGCAACAGTGGCCTGCAAGAAAGAAATTTGAGACAGACATATAAactcattaaattacattaatgatttttgattgtaaatatttctcaacattaaataattttaacaacAAAAGCTCAGATAATTTTTTCAttgtaccattttattttttattgtaatatgGTTAAGTAATTTCATTTAAAGTGTGCAAGACATTTGTACGTGCAACGAAGAGCCAGGGAGCCTGAAGTCCCATGGTGCATTGCTCCATTGTGTTTGTAAACAAAGGCCTCAGCCTTTTTGACctacaaataacaaaatatgtCAGCCATTTCAAATTGGACCCAGATGACAGATGTTATTCATTTATCGCTCTTTGTATGTTGAGTGGATTTTTTACCAGTTGAAGCCCACTTTAATGATACGAAGCTCATAGACGATTCAGTACAAGGAAGGAATATTCTCTGTCTTACCTGCTAGTAGCTCCTGCCCCCAATTTC is a window from the Anguilla anguilla isolate fAngAng1 chromosome 3, fAngAng1.pri, whole genome shotgun sequence genome containing:
- the LOC118222310 gene encoding coiled-coil domain-containing protein 80-like, translated to MKQTLALGVALLLLTWTGDAADNGSADVRSKLRRLTIRRAGVNKDQSHSDTPILTENAGGESHSVRPSTTSRNSERLKEMQQDQSSSSLRTGQPRRVLTGRRPTLQQTAVVQADGALGGQPRQGRMPGGTGSPTLLASFAGKNRVLIISAPHESDGYYRLMMSLLKPDVYCELAERHVQQIIMFHQEGEMGGKVRRITEEGKVMEEPLNTVLIPRLMNFLKLEKGKFGMVLLKKTLQVEERYPYPVRLEAMYETIDQAPMRKLEKNRQKGFVQKCRGAGVEGQVVESNGSGTETESSASDPHVETPVERRPDRKGIRKTVRRPVQITPVSTTTTARPTTTTPRPTTTTTTTTTTTTTKPTTATTTTTRPTTTTITMTTTRPTTTTTTTTTTTRPTTMIVTTRPTTTTCSTTTTTRPPTTTTTTTATTAFTTPQMPTRGQTTPYWVPAPKTTAEPLNHNQGRGRHKQRTTPYPTSVYHTKAYTGIYEENHTDKKSNGRKSSGDSVAQPGPTKEKPPKRKGEKVLTNEYEDRYEGELPTEEVLEEIEAEVLPTRKGKGRHDKAEKKKKKSEKADKASKRDKAEKKAKEGKGGGGNKKASKKNQDKDEFQKPSKKPPTSMGALASFLDYFESRRRLILITTPQDENGMYVQQRDEYLEHVCEMAIRKVSIITILGTLTNSTMKIDHYQLENDKPMKGLRQEDLVNQDLIVELRKEFGMTDDEFFMVLTDFDMKVKQYYEVPIAMKAVFDYTDTFSSRIKEMEQQKRDGVSCKKEDKPRSLENFLSRFRWRRRLFVISAPNDEEWAYQQQLYSLNSQACNLGLRHISVLKMIGMDTEDMGGVLELYPINGSSTVDREGLSVSLVKDIRNYFQISPEYFSMLLVGKDGNVKSWYPSPMWSMAIIYDLVDSMQLRRQEMAIQQSLGMRCPEDEYGGYGYHHHGYHEGYRQEYGY